One stretch of Armatimonadota bacterium DNA includes these proteins:
- a CDS encoding DEAD/DEAH box helicase: MLKGQWEISGRGLSLLDPVGNRIQPSAIDVYRALVEGRPSESWIPTVADGLRASRYPLSPTLTIVESGEGIPAYAIFGSARGVTLELDVADLERGYTVANGVWHPVEPAATQEVLELLRNTGAHIGRACSLRAFLAVRRAGAAGGAVDDQMTDEAISPLVFAPPADEVPAGVDAVLYSYQLAGWRWLKFLLAEGIGGLLADEMGLGKTLQVIAVLSDSGGGPLRPALIIAPGSLLENWRREIARSAPHLRVLKHNGPLRTGRPAELQGYDVIITSYDNAVGDNSLLNMIRWRVVVLDEAQFIRDPNAQRTKAVKRLHREAGLAMTGTPVENRLLDLWSIMDFVLPGHLGDAKAFESQFPDDMDGAARLEPLVSPLMLRRRVAEVASDLPPRIDIPQVLELDGQEAAGYDAERERIMVEYGDGATLVALTSLRRFCAHPSLVNGTSAMCDPMVFSKFRRLDEIVEEVFARGEKVIIFTSFTTMADMIARHIETRFGAFAGVIDGRLAIDDRQPLIDRFSAVRGGGALVLNPRAGGSGLNITAANHVIHYNPEWNPALEDQASARAHRRGQDLPVTVHRLLVGDTVEEVVDERLTRKRALSDTAVIGIEGKEDDYSDIVAALNRSPSRRVASRT; this comes from the coding sequence ATGCTGAAAGGGCAGTGGGAAATATCCGGACGCGGACTGTCGTTACTCGATCCGGTGGGAAATCGGATTCAACCGTCGGCAATAGATGTTTACCGCGCGCTTGTGGAAGGCCGCCCGTCTGAGTCCTGGATCCCCACCGTTGCCGATGGCCTGCGGGCCTCGCGCTATCCGCTATCGCCAACCCTGACCATTGTTGAGAGCGGCGAAGGCATCCCCGCCTATGCCATTTTTGGCAGTGCCAGGGGTGTGACGCTTGAGCTTGACGTTGCCGACCTTGAGCGGGGCTACACGGTCGCCAATGGCGTGTGGCATCCGGTCGAACCGGCAGCGACCCAGGAAGTCCTTGAACTGCTGCGCAACACTGGCGCACATATCGGCCGGGCCTGCTCGCTACGCGCCTTTCTTGCGGTGCGCAGGGCGGGCGCCGCGGGCGGTGCGGTCGATGACCAGATGACCGACGAGGCGATTTCACCGCTCGTTTTTGCCCCACCTGCCGATGAAGTTCCCGCCGGAGTCGATGCCGTGCTCTATTCGTACCAGTTGGCAGGCTGGCGCTGGCTCAAGTTCCTGCTGGCGGAAGGTATCGGCGGACTGCTGGCCGATGAAATGGGCCTCGGCAAAACGTTGCAAGTCATTGCCGTGCTCAGCGATTCCGGCGGCGGGCCACTGCGACCGGCCCTGATTATCGCCCCCGGCTCGCTGCTGGAAAACTGGCGGCGCGAAATAGCAAGGTCTGCGCCGCACCTGCGCGTGCTGAAACACAACGGCCCGCTGCGCACGGGCCGTCCCGCAGAATTGCAGGGCTATGACGTGATTATCACGTCCTATGACAACGCGGTGGGCGACAACAGCCTGCTCAACATGATCCGCTGGAGAGTCGTCGTCCTCGATGAGGCGCAGTTCATCCGCGACCCGAACGCGCAGCGCACGAAGGCGGTCAAGCGCCTGCACCGCGAAGCTGGCTTGGCTATGACCGGCACCCCGGTTGAAAACCGCCTGCTCGATCTGTGGTCGATCATGGACTTTGTGCTTCCCGGACACCTTGGCGATGCCAAGGCCTTCGAGTCGCAGTTTCCCGATGACATGGACGGCGCGGCCCGGCTGGAACCGCTGGTGTCACCGCTCATGTTGCGCAGGCGTGTCGCTGAGGTGGCGAGTGACCTGCCGCCGCGTATCGATATTCCCCAAGTGCTTGAGCTGGATGGCCAAGAGGCTGCCGGCTACGATGCCGAGCGCGAGCGTATCATGGTGGAATACGGAGATGGCGCAACCCTCGTTGCACTCACGTCGTTGCGCCGCTTCTGCGCCCATCCAAGCCTCGTGAACGGCACCTCGGCCATGTGCGATCCCATGGTGTTTTCCAAGTTCCGTCGCCTTGACGAGATCGTGGAGGAGGTATTCGCGCGAGGCGAAAAGGTCATCATCTTCACGTCCTTCACGACGATGGCCGACATGATTGCCCGGCACATCGAAACCCGCTTTGGCGCTTTTGCAGGAGTCATCGACGGTCGCCTTGCGATCGATGACCGCCAGCCGCTAATAGACCGTTTCAGCGCCGTCCGGGGCGGTGGCGCCCTTGTTCTCAATCCCAGGGCAGGCGGTTCTGGCCTCAATATCACCGCCGCCAACCACGTTATCCACTACAATCCCGAATGGAACCCGGCCTTGGAGGACCAGGCTTCCGCCCGCGCACACCGGCGCGGGCAGGATCTGCCGGTGACTGTCCATCGCCTTCTGGTTGGCGATACTGTCGAGGAAGTCGTGGACGAGCGCCTGACGCGCAAACGTGCGCTGTCCGATACCGCCGTTATTGGAATTGAAGGGAAAGAAGACGACTATAGCGATATTGTTGCGGCGCTGAATCGTTCACCATCCAGGCGGGTCGCAAGTAGAACATGA
- a CDS encoding ATP-binding protein, which translates to MSITQQFELPPDPERVMAGLRDTGYEFETAVADIVDNSIAANAKKVQLFLAADVHGDIRLLIADDGEGMDQEGLINAMQYGSKVRPSVASLGKYGLGLKTASTAFCKRLSVISRADGTVPALMATWDLDHVAKVNKWSLLLSDDCDAEAVELLDEVAPGKSGTVVLWENVDRLIKDYSRPTGSAAKKALQAKELALRRHVAMVYQRFLDPADDRAPNVAIEVNSEPVEPWDPFQRDLSELVAEDSVTTNLDAQRDASFVIRAYILPRREEFPNDKLAQAALLSNDRQGIYIYRENRLIHDADWLGLYQKEPHLTLLRVEFSFDHKLDDAFHLDIKKSQIILNDDLAAWLESEFLPAPRREANRRSREGQQKAISKKGEGAHDTSNNNIRNREAAAGGPEVNDVNPTTGEATVQNKHGRVRLKLTITSAKRPGEVFVQPVDGITNGLLFQPALIEQHKAVQINTSHPYYHKVYVPNLNRSVTMQGLDSLMWALAVAELSSVQDSTAEMFRDMRYEVSRILEKLVETLPEPDVEENVA; encoded by the coding sequence GTGAGCATAACTCAGCAGTTCGAGCTGCCGCCAGACCCAGAACGGGTAATGGCCGGCCTGCGTGATACCGGCTACGAGTTCGAGACCGCCGTGGCGGACATCGTGGACAACTCGATTGCCGCCAACGCAAAGAAGGTCCAGCTTTTCCTTGCCGCCGACGTCCACGGCGACATCCGCCTGCTGATCGCCGATGATGGCGAGGGCATGGACCAGGAGGGCCTTATCAATGCCATGCAGTATGGCTCGAAGGTGCGCCCAAGCGTCGCCAGCCTAGGCAAGTATGGTCTCGGCCTCAAGACCGCCTCAACTGCGTTCTGCAAGCGACTCTCGGTCATTTCACGCGCAGACGGTACGGTGCCCGCCCTGATGGCGACGTGGGACCTGGACCACGTTGCAAAGGTTAACAAGTGGTCGCTGCTCCTCAGCGATGATTGTGATGCGGAAGCGGTGGAACTGCTGGACGAAGTGGCTCCCGGCAAATCCGGTACCGTCGTTCTGTGGGAGAACGTGGACCGGCTCATCAAGGACTACTCCAGACCAACCGGATCGGCCGCGAAAAAGGCGCTCCAGGCGAAAGAACTTGCGCTGCGCCGCCATGTGGCAATGGTCTATCAGCGGTTCCTCGATCCAGCGGACGACCGCGCGCCTAATGTCGCCATCGAGGTGAACAGCGAGCCTGTCGAGCCGTGGGACCCGTTCCAGCGCGACCTGTCGGAGCTGGTTGCCGAGGACTCGGTCACGACAAACCTTGACGCTCAGCGCGACGCGTCATTTGTCATTCGCGCCTATATCCTGCCACGGCGGGAGGAGTTCCCTAACGACAAACTTGCGCAGGCTGCGCTGCTGTCCAACGACCGGCAGGGCATCTACATTTACCGTGAAAACCGACTGATCCACGACGCCGACTGGCTTGGCCTCTACCAGAAAGAGCCTCACCTGACGCTGCTGCGCGTCGAGTTCTCGTTCGATCACAAGCTGGACGACGCTTTCCATCTCGACATCAAGAAATCGCAGATCATCCTCAACGATGACTTGGCCGCCTGGCTGGAATCCGAGTTCCTGCCCGCGCCCCGGCGCGAAGCCAACCGGCGCTCGCGTGAAGGCCAGCAGAAGGCCATTTCCAAGAAGGGCGAAGGCGCGCACGACACCTCGAACAACAACATACGCAACCGCGAGGCGGCTGCTGGCGGCCCGGAGGTCAATGACGTCAATCCCACCACGGGCGAAGCCACCGTTCAAAATAAGCATGGCAGGGTCCGCCTGAAACTCACCATCACCTCAGCCAAACGGCCCGGCGAAGTGTTCGTTCAGCCGGTTGACGGGATCACCAACGGGCTGCTGTTCCAGCCCGCGCTGATCGAGCAGCACAAGGCCGTGCAGATCAACACGAGCCATCCCTATTACCACAAGGTCTATGTCCCCAACCTCAACCGCAGCGTGACCATGCAGGGCCTCGACTCGCTTATGTGGGCGCTGGCGGTGGCGGAACTGTCGTCCGTGCAGGACAGCACTGCGGAAATGTTCCGTGACATGCGCTACGAAGTGTCACGCATCCTGGAGAAGCTGGTCGAAACCCTCCCGGAGCCGGACGTGGAGGAGAATGTCGCCTGA
- a CDS encoding HNH endonuclease → MSPDPRSLAKRVSAETGLAFTGTEGRDSDGSRWLELRPAGHPPGQTFALRTVIGWRRIDVEFRPGNFAGELVEAMGRADESGRQTFRAVLAACRDAGADVALAVNGIATNPEDDAIWSAPWRSLDLTIRRGMLAINEGDADADMRQIELWTVRAAAAVLALLPLEIDSEESGEVAPDFAGLPEGTEARIDVNRYERDRRNRAAALAIHGYFCKACDLDMGERYGPAAAGLIEVHHVTQVSEVGPGYIIDPKSDLMPLCPNCHAVAHRRSPPFSVDELREMQRPS, encoded by the coding sequence ATGTCGCCTGACCCTCGTTCACTCGCAAAGCGGGTATCGGCGGAAACCGGCCTCGCGTTCACCGGCACCGAGGGACGCGACAGCGACGGCAGCCGCTGGCTGGAATTGCGGCCAGCGGGACATCCCCCTGGCCAGACCTTCGCACTGCGCACCGTAATCGGCTGGCGGCGGATCGACGTGGAGTTCCGCCCCGGCAACTTTGCCGGGGAGCTTGTGGAAGCAATGGGCCGCGCCGATGAGAGCGGACGCCAAACCTTCCGCGCGGTGCTTGCCGCCTGCCGTGACGCCGGTGCCGATGTTGCGCTGGCCGTGAACGGCATCGCAACCAATCCCGAGGACGACGCGATATGGTCCGCACCGTGGCGCAGCCTCGACCTCACCATCCGGCGCGGGATGCTCGCCATCAACGAGGGCGATGCCGATGCGGACATGCGCCAGATCGAACTTTGGACCGTGCGCGCGGCGGCGGCTGTGCTGGCGTTGCTGCCGCTTGAGATCGACAGCGAGGAGTCCGGGGAAGTCGCGCCCGATTTTGCGGGGCTGCCCGAAGGGACAGAAGCCCGCATCGACGTGAACCGCTATGAGCGCGACCGCCGCAACCGTGCCGCCGCGCTCGCCATCCACGGCTATTTCTGCAAGGCCTGCGACCTCGACATGGGCGAAAGATACGGTCCCGCAGCGGCGGGCCTGATAGAGGTCCATCACGTCACGCAGGTATCCGAAGTGGGACCGGGCTATATCATCGACCCGAAAAGCGACCTGATGCCGCTCTGTCCGAACTGCCACGCCGTCGCGCACCGGCGCTCGCCGCCGTTCTCGGTCGATGAACTCCGCGAGATGCAGCGCCCGTCCTGA
- a CDS encoding type II restriction endonuclease, which yields MAIADVSDWLDDFASPDTVWYVKRLSGNDTLANGSHQAGPYVPREFMFQVFPAVNRTDIKNPNVWFDLYVDSGVDHRKVRAVYYNNALFGGTRNEARLTNLGGQSSALLDPDSTGALTVFAFRLDSAGPAIDCHVWVCQHETEEDLVEDRVGPVDPGRFLIWSPVKAPANLAQPDAPPHTSCWLERADMPPAWLSDFPAAAEIVHKAVELRPLPTLPPDQRLMQRRECEFELFRSIEDAVELPHILAGFKTVDDFVHRAQTVLQRRRMRAGRSLELHAREIFIEERLVENQHFSYQPVSEGTKKPDFLFPSQGAYQDVSFPASGLRMLAVKTTCKDRWRQILNEADRIPNKHLLTLQEGVSVSQFAEMSGAGVQLVVPAQRVASFPKEVQPHLQTLESFIGDVRLLTVSP from the coding sequence GTGGCCATTGCTGACGTTTCGGACTGGCTGGATGACTTCGCCAGCCCGGATACTGTCTGGTATGTGAAACGGCTGTCAGGCAACGACACGCTGGCCAACGGCTCGCACCAGGCGGGGCCGTATGTGCCGCGCGAGTTCATGTTCCAGGTGTTCCCAGCGGTCAACAGGACCGACATCAAGAATCCCAATGTGTGGTTTGATCTCTACGTCGATTCCGGCGTGGATCACCGCAAGGTCCGGGCGGTCTATTACAACAACGCGCTGTTCGGCGGCACACGCAACGAAGCGCGGCTGACGAATTTAGGCGGACAGAGTTCGGCGCTTCTCGATCCTGACAGCACTGGCGCGCTCACCGTGTTCGCGTTCCGGCTCGACAGCGCGGGCCCGGCAATCGACTGCCATGTGTGGGTCTGTCAGCACGAAACTGAGGAGGATCTTGTTGAGGACCGGGTTGGACCAGTCGATCCGGGCAGGTTCCTGATCTGGTCGCCCGTCAAGGCGCCCGCGAACCTCGCACAGCCGGACGCACCACCCCATACAAGCTGCTGGCTCGAACGTGCCGACATGCCACCCGCGTGGCTCTCGGATTTTCCTGCCGCGGCAGAAATTGTGCACAAGGCGGTCGAGTTGCGCCCGCTGCCGACGCTGCCGCCCGACCAGCGGCTCATGCAGCGGCGCGAATGTGAGTTCGAGCTGTTCCGCAGCATCGAAGATGCGGTAGAACTGCCGCATATCCTCGCCGGGTTTAAAACGGTCGACGATTTCGTGCACCGGGCGCAGACGGTGCTGCAACGGCGCAGGATGCGCGCGGGGCGGTCGCTGGAACTGCACGCGCGCGAGATTTTCATTGAGGAGCGGCTGGTCGAGAATCAGCATTTCTCATACCAGCCTGTTTCGGAAGGAACGAAGAAGCCCGACTTTCTCTTTCCGTCACAGGGGGCCTATCAGGACGTAAGCTTTCCCGCCTCCGGCCTGCGGATGCTCGCGGTCAAGACGACCTGCAAGGATCGCTGGCGGCAGATTCTCAATGAGGCCGACCGTATTCCCAACAAGCACTTGCTGACGCTCCAGGAGGGCGTGTCGGTGTCGCAGTTCGCGGAAATGAGCGGTGCGGGTGTGCAGCTTGTGGTTCCGGCGCAACGCGTGGCATCCTTCCCTAAGGAGGTGCAGCCGCACCTACAGACCCTTGAGAGTTTCATCGGCGATGTGCGGCTGCTGACTGTCTCGCCGTAG
- the vsr gene encoding DNA mismatch endonuclease Vsr codes for MMAGIHGKDTKPEMLVRRGLHRRGFRFRLHDRSLPGRPDLILPRYHAAIFVHGCFWHGHDCPLFRWPRTREDFWREKIAGNRARDHRAAELLNERGWRVLTIWECAFRGRTDADRNTTLDRAADWITSGAIGEGTLRGESPRGHC; via the coding sequence ATGATGGCCGGTATCCATGGCAAGGATACCAAACCGGAAATGCTCGTGCGCCGTGGACTGCATCGCAGGGGATTCCGATTCCGGCTGCATGATCGCAGCCTGCCGGGACGCCCGGACCTAATCCTGCCGCGCTACCATGCAGCGATCTTCGTGCACGGCTGTTTCTGGCACGGCCACGACTGCCCGCTGTTTCGCTGGCCGCGCACGCGCGAAGATTTCTGGCGCGAGAAGATTGCGGGCAACCGCGCGCGTGACCACAGGGCGGCGGAACTCCTAAACGAAAGAGGCTGGCGCGTTCTGACGATATGGGAATGTGCCTTCCGAGGCAGAACGGACGCCGATCGCAATACGACGCTCGACAGGGCCGCGGACTGGATCACCAGCGGTGCTATAGGTGAGGGGACGCTGAGGGGGGAGTCGCCGCGTGGCCATTGCTGA
- the dcm gene encoding DNA (cytosine-5-)-methyltransferase, producing MGGKCPASFLLCRDSTCQNGKEFPRGGHPVQSAIATSAFSQLRTLAGLSIEQVGELGGYSASTVYRWERGETNPRTAAVELLQRIIDERRARNGQGSAFRFIDLFAGIGGMRRGFDPLGGECVFTSERDRYCQLTYKANYGCDHEVTGDITEVPVSSIPEHDLLLAGFPCQPFSIAGVSKKNALGRAHGFRCEAQGTLFFDVARIIEHHRPRAFLLENVKNLVNHDRGRTFEIIHRTLTQELRYHVHWKVIDARSWVPQHRERIFIVGFRDPNDFTFSDFLIPDPLKGPKLGSILHPGDGSEGADGHYTVGNMRTVSDRYVLTDHLWRYLQDYAAKHRQRGNGFGFGLVGKTDVARTLSARYFKDGSEILVSRGRGNPRRLTPRECARLMGFDGPNGSDFVIRVSDTQAYRQFGNAVVVPAVEAVAEHMAPWLTARTDVEMKQRRLPLVV from the coding sequence ATGGGCGGGAAATGTCCAGCTTCGTTCTTGCTATGCCGGGACTCCACGTGTCAGAATGGCAAAGAGTTTCCCAGAGGGGGGCATCCCGTGCAGTCAGCCATCGCCACATCCGCGTTTTCCCAGCTTCGCACGCTGGCTGGACTGAGCATCGAGCAAGTCGGGGAACTTGGCGGCTATTCCGCCAGCACCGTGTATCGGTGGGAGCGCGGCGAGACGAATCCTCGCACGGCGGCGGTCGAACTGTTGCAGAGGATCATCGACGAACGCCGTGCCAGGAACGGGCAAGGCAGCGCTTTCCGGTTCATCGACCTGTTTGCAGGGATCGGTGGAATGCGACGCGGCTTTGATCCTTTGGGAGGCGAGTGTGTGTTCACCAGCGAACGGGACCGCTACTGCCAGTTGACGTACAAGGCGAACTACGGCTGCGACCATGAAGTAACGGGCGACATTACAGAGGTGCCGGTTAGTTCCATCCCTGAACATGATCTGCTGCTAGCGGGTTTTCCTTGCCAGCCGTTTTCGATTGCGGGGGTGTCAAAGAAAAATGCGCTCGGGCGCGCGCACGGTTTCCGCTGCGAGGCGCAGGGAACACTGTTCTTTGATGTAGCGCGGATTATCGAACATCACCGCCCGCGTGCGTTTCTGCTCGAAAACGTCAAGAACCTCGTAAACCATGATCGCGGGCGGACCTTTGAAATCATCCACCGTACGCTCACGCAGGAACTCCGCTATCACGTCCACTGGAAGGTCATCGATGCTCGCTCGTGGGTGCCGCAACACCGCGAGCGCATTTTCATCGTGGGCTTCCGCGATCCCAACGATTTCACATTTTCAGATTTCCTGATTCCCGATCCACTGAAAGGGCCAAAGCTCGGTAGCATCCTTCATCCAGGCGACGGCAGCGAAGGAGCGGACGGTCATTACACGGTCGGGAATATGCGCACGGTGTCGGATCGCTATGTGCTCACCGATCACCTCTGGCGGTATCTTCAGGACTATGCCGCGAAACACCGCCAGCGCGGTAACGGCTTCGGCTTCGGCCTGGTCGGCAAGACTGATGTGGCGCGCACCCTGTCCGCCAGGTATTTCAAAGACGGTTCGGAAATCCTTGTCTCGCGCGGGCGGGGCAATCCCCGCCGCCTGACGCCGCGTGAGTGCGCGCGGCTTATGGGCTTCGACGGGCCCAACGGCAGCGACTTCGTCATTCGGGTCTCCGACACCCAAGCCTATCGCCAGTTCGGCAACGCCGTGGTTGTGCCGGCAGTGGAAGCTGTGGCGGAGCACATGGCCCCATGGCTGACGGCACGCACAGACGTGGAAATGAAGCAGCGGAGACTGCCGCTTGTGGTCTGA
- a CDS encoding amidohydrolase family protein, with product MPETRYSGRLVTTGLPVTVHCRNGRIHSVAEAAEEAADCWLAPGFIDLQVNGWAGWDFNGDSWGAHQADARGHAEIATGMAAAGVTTFAPTITTAPLHSMRERVAVIAANMDAHPDLAGATIGIHVEGPWISGEDGPRGAHPANCIRLPAWSDFEMLQDAAGGAIRLVTLAPELPGALPFIERLVESGISVAVGHTAASRADIRGAAAAGATVSTHLGNGAHAVLPRHPNYIWQQLADDRLTATIIADGRHLPAEVIQVIARVKARGRMALVSDVMSLAGMPAGLYANGVYEVQSDGGLNLAGTPYLAGAAQRLNTGLENLLRCTQMPLAEAIATVTETPARIIGANKRKGAVVPGYDADLTLFTLGGEGQLHIKAAIRAGEVAWSAPEGGDRAG from the coding sequence ATGCCCGAAACGCGGTACTCGGGGCGCCTCGTCACCACCGGACTGCCCGTGACCGTGCACTGCAGGAACGGCCGCATCCATTCCGTTGCTGAAGCGGCGGAGGAGGCTGCGGATTGCTGGCTGGCGCCGGGGTTCATCGATCTCCAGGTGAATGGCTGGGCCGGTTGGGATTTCAATGGCGACTCCTGGGGCGCTCACCAAGCAGATGCCCGCGGCCACGCCGAAATAGCCACCGGAATGGCGGCGGCAGGCGTCACCACATTCGCGCCTACGATCACCACCGCGCCACTGCACTCCATGCGGGAGCGAGTGGCAGTGATTGCTGCGAACATGGATGCGCATCCGGATTTGGCGGGCGCGACCATCGGTATTCATGTGGAGGGACCGTGGATATCGGGCGAGGATGGCCCGCGCGGCGCTCATCCCGCCAACTGCATTCGCCTGCCGGCATGGTCCGACTTCGAGATGCTGCAGGATGCGGCCGGTGGAGCGATAAGGCTGGTGACGCTGGCGCCGGAGCTTCCGGGCGCGTTGCCGTTCATTGAGCGACTGGTGGAGTCCGGTATTTCCGTTGCCGTGGGCCACACCGCGGCATCGCGGGCCGACATTCGCGGTGCGGCGGCAGCAGGGGCTACCGTAAGCACCCACCTCGGCAATGGCGCTCACGCCGTTTTACCGCGCCACCCCAACTACATCTGGCAGCAGCTGGCGGATGACCGGCTAACCGCCACAATCATCGCCGATGGGCGGCATCTGCCGGCCGAGGTGATCCAGGTTATTGCGCGCGTGAAAGCGCGAGGGCGGATGGCTCTGGTAAGCGACGTGATGTCGCTTGCCGGGATGCCGGCCGGCCTCTATGCGAATGGTGTGTACGAGGTGCAGAGCGATGGCGGACTGAACCTGGCCGGCACGCCCTACCTTGCCGGCGCAGCGCAGCGGCTGAACACCGGCCTCGAAAACCTCCTGCGCTGCACCCAGATGCCGCTCGCCGAAGCGATTGCCACCGTGACCGAAACGCCGGCACGCATCATAGGCGCCAACAAGCGCAAAGGCGCCGTGGTCCCCGGGTACGATGCCGATCTGACCTTGTTCACGCTGGGCGGCGAGGGTCAACTCCACATCAAAGCCGCGATTCGCGCCGGCGAGGTTGCGTGGTCAGCGCCGGAAGGCGGCGACAGAGCCGGGTGA
- a CDS encoding PHP domain-containing protein, protein MQLDSPYLGSGFQWLRGNLHTHTTVSDGEKPPEQTIADYEALGYHFLAISDHDSLVDPADYQSRTAMTLLPADEVSANGSHIGAVGITAVVDPSPNRQKVLDETAEMGGFTILNHPSWQRQFSHFTNAQMLELTGYAGIEIYNGIVERQHGAAMATDRWDWLLGQGKRVWGFANDDKHFEIDMERGWNVAQAADRSPAAIIDALVHGRFYASTGVQIDSIELQGRLLRIVAPNAQRIRFIGAAGIECRYVNGAHAEYEITGEEGCCVRAECFGAGAAMAWCQPVWITP, encoded by the coding sequence ATGCAACTTGACTCGCCCTACCTGGGCTCCGGTTTCCAATGGCTGCGGGGAAATCTGCACACGCACACTACCGTGAGTGACGGTGAAAAGCCACCCGAGCAGACGATTGCCGATTACGAGGCGCTTGGATACCACTTTCTGGCGATATCCGACCACGATAGCCTCGTGGACCCGGCCGACTACCAGTCCCGAACCGCGATGACGCTCCTGCCCGCCGACGAGGTGTCGGCGAACGGTTCTCACATCGGCGCAGTTGGAATAACGGCCGTGGTCGATCCATCGCCCAACCGCCAGAAGGTGCTGGACGAGACCGCCGAAATGGGCGGCTTTACGATTCTGAACCATCCCAGTTGGCAGCGGCAGTTTTCGCACTTTACCAACGCTCAGATGCTGGAGCTGACGGGTTACGCCGGCATTGAGATCTACAACGGCATCGTCGAGCGCCAGCACGGTGCGGCCATGGCCACCGACCGGTGGGACTGGCTGCTGGGACAGGGCAAACGGGTGTGGGGATTCGCGAACGACGACAAACACTTCGAAATCGATATGGAGCGCGGCTGGAACGTGGCGCAAGCTGCAGATCGCTCGCCGGCCGCGATCATCGATGCTCTGGTGCACGGAAGGTTCTACGCCAGCACTGGCGTGCAGATCGATTCGATAGAGTTGCAAGGTAGACTCCTTCGAATCGTGGCTCCAAACGCACAGCGTATCCGGTTCATCGGCGCTGCCGGTATTGAGTGCCGATATGTCAATGGCGCGCACGCCGAGTACGAGATCACCGGCGAGGAGGGCTGCTGCGTTCGCGCCGAGTGCTTCGGCGCCGGCGCGGCCATGGCCTGGTGCCAGCCTGTGTGGATAACGCCGTGA